CCTCTGCATGTATTGGGTGAAACAAGGAAGCGTATGGCTGACTTTACGATAGAGGTGATACATGATGAAACGAAGAGTGGTGATTACCGGCGTTGGTGTAGTTTCGCCGCTGGGTAATGACGCTGATACATTCTGGAAGAATCTGCTCGAAGGGAAGTCGGGCATTTCCCGGATCACATCCTTTGATGTCACAGATTACCCGACAAAAATTGCGGGAGAAATCAAAGATTTCAACCCGGAAGACTACATGGACAAAAAGGAAATTCGACGTACAGACCGATTCGTTCAGTTTGGATTGGCTGCAGCCAAAATGGCCGTAGAAAACGCGAAGCTGGAGATTACAGCGGAAAATGCGGAACGTGTTGGTGTATACATCGGATCCGGCATCGGCGGACTCAGCACGTGGGAGGAACAGCATCAGGTGCTGCTGGAAAAAGGGCCGCGCCGCGTCAGCCCGTTCTTCATCCCGATGCTGATCGCCAATATGGCCTCAGGCGCCGTATCCATCCAGTACGGTGCAAAGGGACCTACGTCCAGCGCCATTACCGCTTGTGCAACCGGTACCAATGCAATCGGCGATGCCTTGCGTCTCATTCAGTATGACCATGCCGACGTGATGATCACGGGAGGAGCGGAAGCGACGATCCGGCCGATGGCCTTTGCCGGCTTCTGTTCGGCCAAAGCGATGTCCACGCGCAATGACGAGCCGGAGAAAGCGAGCCGTCCGTTTGATATCGGACGGGATGGATTCGTCATGGGCGAGGGGGCAGGCGTCCTCATCCTGGAAGAGCTGGAGCATGCCAAGAAGCGCGGCGCCACGATTATCGCCGAAGTGATCGGCTACGGGATGAGCGCAGATGCCCATCACATCACGGCTCCGTCGCCGGGCGGCGAAGGGGCGGCGCGTTGCATGCGAAACGCCCTGAAGGATGCGGGTATTGATCCGACCGAAGTGGCGTACATTAATGCACACGGCACCTCTACGGACCAGGGTGACATTGCGGAAACCATGGCGATCAAGGAAGTATTCGGAGAGCATGCCTACAAGCTGGCAGTCAGCTCGACCAAATCGATGACGGGGCACCTGCTCGGGGCGACTGGCGGTGTGGAAGCAATTGCCACGGCGTTTGCTCTGCGCGATCAGATTTTGCCGCCGACGATTAACCTGGAAAACCCCGATCCAGAGTGCGATCTTGACTATGTTCCCAATGTGGCACGCAAAGCGGATGTGCATGTGGCCGTCTCCAATACCTTTGGATTTGGCGGACACAACGCAACCGTCATTTTGAAGCGTTACGAGGCATAAATGGTTCCTGCTCAGAAGAAGAGTAGGAAGTCTTCGGGGATGGTGGTGAGGGTGATGAATTTTGCCGAGCTGCAAGAAACCATTGGGATTCGGTTTCGCGATGAGAGTGTATTGCGGCAAGCGTTCACCCATTCTTCCTACGTCAACGAGCAACGCGGCAAGCGAATTCAAGACAATGAGCGGCTGGAGTTCCTTGGCGACGCCGTTCTGGAGCTTACCGTTTCCCAGTTTCTCTACAAGACTTTTCCCAAGATGAGCGAGGGCGAGATGACCAAGCTGCGGGCCGCGATCGTCTGCGAGCCCTCTCTGGTCAAATTCGCCGAGCTGTTGCGCTTCGGCGAGCTCGTCCTCTTGGGAAAAGGGGAAGAATTGACGGGTGGCAGGCAGCGGCCTGCACTGCTAGCAGACGTGTTTGAGGCATTTATCGGGGCATTGTACCTGGACCAGGGTCTGGATGCCGTGTTTTCCTTTATGGAAAAATACGTGTACCCGCGCGTGGACAAAGGAGAGTTCACCAATCTTACGGATTTCAAAAGTCAGCTGCAGGAATTCGTGCAGCAGGACAATCTCGGAGAAATCAACTACCGGATTTTGGAAGAGAGGGGTCCCGCGCAC
This sequence is a window from Brevibacillus composti. Protein-coding genes within it:
- the fabF gene encoding beta-ketoacyl-ACP synthase II produces the protein MKRRVVITGVGVVSPLGNDADTFWKNLLEGKSGISRITSFDVTDYPTKIAGEIKDFNPEDYMDKKEIRRTDRFVQFGLAAAKMAVENAKLEITAENAERVGVYIGSGIGGLSTWEEQHQVLLEKGPRRVSPFFIPMLIANMASGAVSIQYGAKGPTSSAITACATGTNAIGDALRLIQYDHADVMITGGAEATIRPMAFAGFCSAKAMSTRNDEPEKASRPFDIGRDGFVMGEGAGVLILEELEHAKKRGATIIAEVIGYGMSADAHHITAPSPGGEGAARCMRNALKDAGIDPTEVAYINAHGTSTDQGDIAETMAIKEVFGEHAYKLAVSSTKSMTGHLLGATGGVEAIATAFALRDQILPPTINLENPDPECDLDYVPNVARKADVHVAVSNTFGFGGHNATVILKRYEA
- the rnc gene encoding ribonuclease III gives rise to the protein MVVRVMNFAELQETIGIRFRDESVLRQAFTHSSYVNEQRGKRIQDNERLEFLGDAVLELTVSQFLYKTFPKMSEGEMTKLRAAIVCEPSLVKFAELLRFGELVLLGKGEELTGGRQRPALLADVFEAFIGALYLDQGLDAVFSFMEKYVYPRVDKGEFTNLTDFKSQLQEFVQQDNLGEINYRILEERGPAHNREFVSEVLLNNRSLGVGTGRSKKEAEQQAAARALIKLGAR